The following coding sequences are from one Streptomyces angustmyceticus window:
- the aceE gene encoding pyruvate dehydrogenase (acetyl-transferring), homodimeric type has translation MPEPVRLPYSQLDQLPDLDPEETAEWRESLDAVTKAAGPHRASYLMRRALEHTARTEGTALPSLLETDYVNTIPTSAEPAFPGDEAMEARITAWNRWNAAAMVTRGSALGLGGHIATFASAAWLYETGFQHFFRGKEGDGSGDQLYIQGHASPGIYARAFLEGRLTEDHLDHFRQEAGGEGLPSYPHPRRLPWLWEFPTVSMGLGPLSAIYQARFNRYLEHRGIKDTANSHVWAFLGDGEMDEPESTAALALAGREGLDNLTFVINCNLQRLDGPVRPNFKIVQELEAQFRAAGWNVVKSLWGRAWDEIFALDTDGALIRRLGETPDAQFQTYATRDAAYLREHFFGADDSLRALASRLTDATLLELFQTSRAGHEPRKVYAAYRAAVEHKGAPTVILAQTVKGYTLGTGFESRNANHQMKKLTMAEFRTMRDVLELPIPDSALEGDRVPYWRPADDSPEMVYLRERRAALDGPAPARKVTAKPLPMPADKTFDALKKGSGSQEIATTMAFVRLVKDLMRDKETGKRWVPIVPDEARTFGMESLFPTAGLYSPKGATYDPVDRDQLLWYKEAKDGQILNEGITEAGSLADFTAAATSYATHGEPMIPFYIFYSMFGWQRTADQFWALADQLGRGFVIGATAGRTTMTGEGLQHADGHSHLIASTNPAALSYDPAFAYEVAVIVKEGLRRMYGPDAEDVFYYLTVYNETKVQPAMPEGVEEGILKGLYRFNEGTRPEADSPQLQLLASGTAIHWALEAQRLLADDWGVAADVWSAPSWTELRRDALECDAARLEGEDRIPYVTRALAGAPGPVVAVSDWMRAVPDQIAPWVEQDWTSIGTDGFGLSDTREAARRHFGVDPQSVVVQALAALARRGEVKPEAVKEARERYGL, from the coding sequence ATGCCCGAACCCGTGCGTCTGCCGTACAGCCAGCTCGACCAGCTCCCGGACCTCGACCCCGAGGAGACCGCCGAGTGGCGCGAGTCGCTCGACGCCGTCACCAAGGCAGCGGGCCCGCATCGCGCCTCGTACCTGATGCGCCGCGCCCTGGAGCACACCGCGCGCACCGAAGGCACCGCCCTGCCGTCCCTCCTGGAGACGGACTACGTCAACACCATCCCGACCTCCGCCGAGCCCGCCTTCCCCGGCGACGAGGCGATGGAGGCCAGGATCACCGCCTGGAACCGCTGGAACGCCGCCGCGATGGTCACCCGCGGCTCCGCCCTCGGCCTCGGCGGCCACATCGCCACCTTCGCCTCGGCGGCCTGGCTCTACGAGACCGGCTTCCAGCACTTCTTCCGCGGCAAGGAGGGCGACGGCAGCGGCGACCAGCTCTACATCCAGGGCCACGCCTCCCCCGGCATCTACGCCCGCGCCTTCCTCGAAGGCCGCCTCACCGAGGACCACCTCGACCACTTCCGCCAGGAGGCCGGCGGCGAGGGCCTGCCCTCCTACCCGCACCCGCGGCGGCTGCCCTGGCTGTGGGAGTTCCCCACCGTCTCCATGGGCCTGGGCCCGCTCTCCGCCATCTACCAGGCGCGCTTCAACCGCTACCTGGAGCACCGCGGCATCAAGGACACCGCGAACTCCCACGTCTGGGCGTTCCTGGGCGACGGCGAGATGGACGAGCCCGAGTCGACCGCCGCCCTGGCGCTGGCCGGCCGCGAGGGCCTGGACAACCTGACCTTCGTCATCAACTGCAACCTGCAGCGCCTCGACGGCCCGGTCCGCCCCAACTTCAAGATCGTGCAGGAGCTGGAGGCCCAGTTCCGCGCGGCCGGCTGGAACGTCGTCAAATCGCTGTGGGGCCGCGCCTGGGACGAGATCTTCGCGCTCGACACCGACGGCGCCCTGATCCGCCGCCTCGGCGAGACCCCCGACGCGCAGTTCCAGACCTACGCCACCCGCGACGCCGCCTACCTGCGCGAGCACTTCTTCGGCGCCGACGACTCACTGCGCGCGCTCGCCAGCCGCCTCACCGACGCCACGCTGCTGGAGCTGTTCCAGACCTCCCGCGCCGGCCACGAGCCGCGCAAGGTCTACGCCGCCTACCGGGCCGCCGTCGAGCACAAGGGCGCCCCCACCGTCATCCTGGCGCAGACCGTCAAGGGCTACACCCTCGGCACGGGCTTCGAGTCCCGCAACGCCAACCACCAGATGAAGAAGCTCACCATGGCGGAGTTCCGCACCATGCGTGACGTCCTCGAACTCCCCATCCCCGACAGCGCGCTGGAGGGCGACCGGGTCCCGTACTGGCGCCCGGCCGACGACTCCCCCGAGATGGTCTACCTGCGCGAGCGGCGCGCCGCCCTCGACGGCCCGGCCCCCGCCCGCAAGGTCACCGCCAAGCCGCTGCCGATGCCCGCCGACAAGACCTTCGACGCCCTGAAGAAGGGCTCCGGCAGCCAGGAGATCGCCACCACCATGGCGTTCGTCCGCCTGGTCAAGGACCTCATGCGGGACAAGGAGACCGGCAAGCGCTGGGTCCCGATCGTCCCCGACGAGGCCCGCACCTTCGGCATGGAGTCCCTCTTCCCGACCGCCGGCCTCTACTCCCCCAAGGGCGCCACGTACGACCCCGTCGACCGTGACCAGCTCCTTTGGTACAAGGAAGCCAAGGACGGCCAGATCCTCAACGAGGGCATCACCGAGGCCGGCTCGCTCGCCGACTTCACCGCCGCCGCCACGTCCTACGCGACGCACGGCGAGCCGATGATCCCCTTCTACATCTTCTACTCGATGTTCGGCTGGCAGCGCACCGCCGACCAGTTCTGGGCGCTCGCCGACCAGTTGGGCCGCGGCTTCGTCATCGGCGCCACCGCCGGCCGCACCACCATGACCGGCGAGGGCCTCCAGCACGCCGACGGCCACTCGCACCTGATCGCCTCCACCAACCCGGCGGCGCTCTCCTACGACCCGGCCTTCGCCTACGAGGTCGCGGTCATCGTCAAGGAGGGCCTGCGGCGCATGTACGGCCCGGACGCCGAGGACGTCTTCTACTACCTCACGGTCTACAACGAGACCAAGGTCCAGCCGGCCATGCCCGAGGGCGTCGAAGAGGGCATCCTCAAGGGCCTGTACCGCTTCAACGAGGGCACCCGGCCCGAGGCCGACAGCCCGCAGCTGCAGCTCCTCGCGTCCGGCACCGCCATCCACTGGGCCCTGGAGGCACAGCGGCTGCTGGCCGACGACTGGGGCGTGGCCGCGGACGTCTGGTCGGCGCCGTCCTGGACGGAGCTGCGCCGCGACGCCCTGGAGTGCGATGCCGCCCGCCTGGAGGGCGAGGACCGCATCCCGTACGTCACCCGTGCCCTGGCCGGCGCCCCCGGCCCGGTCGTCGCGGTGAGCGACTGGATGCGCGCGGTCCCCGACCAGATCGCCCCCT
- a CDS encoding GntR family transcriptional regulator, with protein MTPPVVHSLREQIREHILEGIVSGRWQPGERIVERRIAVELEVSQTPVREALRELESLQLIESAPNKGVRVRNLTADDLKESYPVRAGLEQVAAELAAGRLAEDTVALEREVAALREADLAGDGEAQVRHTVAFHREVVRAAGNAVLLHTWESLGIEVWTTLSIRWFSPEPRSHAQDHQEIVDAFRRRDPKIGALLKSHVLSCAPRV; from the coding sequence ATGACCCCGCCCGTCGTCCATTCGCTGCGCGAGCAGATCCGCGAGCACATCCTCGAGGGGATCGTCAGCGGCCGCTGGCAGCCGGGCGAGCGGATCGTGGAGCGGCGGATCGCGGTGGAGCTGGAGGTCAGCCAGACGCCCGTGCGGGAGGCGCTGCGGGAGCTGGAGTCGCTGCAGCTGATCGAGTCGGCGCCGAACAAGGGCGTACGGGTGCGGAACCTGACCGCGGACGACCTCAAGGAGAGCTACCCGGTGCGGGCCGGCCTGGAGCAGGTGGCCGCCGAACTCGCCGCCGGGCGGCTGGCCGAGGACACCGTGGCGCTGGAGCGCGAGGTGGCGGCGCTGCGCGAGGCGGACCTGGCCGGTGACGGGGAGGCGCAGGTGCGGCACACGGTGGCCTTCCACCGGGAGGTCGTCCGGGCCGCCGGGAACGCCGTGCTGCTGCACACCTGGGAGTCGCTGGGCATCGAGGTCTGGACGACGCTGTCGATCCGCTGGTTCAGCCCGGAGCCGCGGTCGCACGCCCAGGACCACCAGGAGATCGTGGACGCGTTCCGGCGCCGCGACCCGAAGATCGGCGCCCTGCTCAAGTCGCACGTGCTGAGCTGCGCGCCGCGCGTCTGA
- the sucB gene encoding 2-oxoglutarate dehydrogenase, E2 component, dihydrolipoamide succinyltransferase codes for MAVSVTLPALGESVTEGTVTRWLKAEGERVEADEPLLEVSTDKVDTEIPAPAAGVLSAIKVAEDETVEVGAELALIDDGSGAPAAEAAPAAAEAPAAEAPAAEPQPEPAPAAEAPAPAAAPAGGAEGTDVVLPALGESVTEGTVTRWLKEVGEEVQADEPLLEVSTDKVDTEIPAPASGTLLEIVVGEDETAEVGAKLAVIGSASQGAAAPAPAAPAPAAAPEPAPAPAPAPAAAAPAPAPAPAAPAPAPAAPAPQPVAAAPAPAAGEGEGAYVTPLVRKLAAENGVDLSTVKGTGVGGRIRKQDVIAAAEAAKAAAPAPAAAPAAAAKSPVIEASPLRGQTVKMPRMRKVIGDNMMKALHGQAQLTSVVEVDITAIMRMRNKAKDGFAQREGVKLSPMPFFVKAAVQALKAHPVVNARINEDEGTITYFDTENVGIAVDAEKGLMTPVIKDAGDLNIAGIARKTADLAGKVRANKITPDELSGATFTISNTGSRGALFDTVIVPPNQVGILGIGATVKRPVVINHPDLGETIAVRDMTYLALSYDHRLVDGADAARYLTTVKQILEAAEFETEIGL; via the coding sequence ATGGCGGTTTCCGTAACCCTGCCGGCGCTCGGCGAGAGCGTCACCGAGGGCACCGTCACTCGCTGGCTCAAGGCCGAGGGTGAGCGCGTCGAGGCCGACGAGCCGCTGCTCGAGGTGTCGACCGACAAGGTCGACACCGAGATCCCGGCCCCGGCGGCCGGCGTCCTGTCCGCCATCAAGGTGGCCGAGGACGAGACCGTGGAGGTCGGCGCCGAGCTGGCCCTCATCGACGACGGCAGCGGTGCGCCCGCGGCCGAGGCGGCCCCGGCCGCGGCCGAGGCCCCCGCCGCCGAGGCTCCCGCGGCCGAGCCGCAGCCCGAGCCGGCCCCGGCCGCCGAGGCCCCCGCCCCCGCCGCCGCCCCCGCGGGTGGCGCCGAGGGCACGGACGTCGTCCTCCCCGCGCTCGGCGAGAGCGTCACCGAGGGCACCGTCACCCGCTGGCTGAAGGAGGTCGGCGAGGAGGTCCAGGCCGACGAGCCGCTGCTGGAGGTCTCCACCGACAAGGTGGACACCGAGATCCCCGCCCCGGCGTCCGGCACCCTGCTGGAGATCGTCGTCGGTGAGGACGAGACCGCCGAGGTCGGCGCCAAGCTCGCCGTCATCGGTTCTGCCAGTCAGGGCGCCGCCGCCCCGGCTCCGGCCGCTCCGGCCCCGGCCGCCGCTCCGGAGCCCGCCCCGGCTCCGGCTCCGGCGCCCGCCGCCGCTGCCCCGGCGCCCGCTCCGGCTCCGGCCGCTCCCGCCCCGGCCCCGGCCGCTCCGGCCCCCCAGCCGGTCGCTGCCGCTCCGGCTCCGGCCGCCGGTGAGGGCGAGGGTGCCTACGTCACCCCGCTGGTGCGCAAGCTCGCCGCGGAGAACGGCGTGGACCTGTCCACGGTCAAGGGCACCGGCGTCGGTGGCCGCATCCGCAAGCAGGACGTCATCGCCGCCGCCGAGGCCGCCAAGGCCGCCGCGCCGGCTCCGGCCGCCGCCCCGGCCGCCGCTGCCAAGTCCCCGGTCATCGAGGCGTCCCCGCTGCGCGGCCAGACCGTCAAGATGCCGCGGATGCGCAAGGTCATCGGCGACAACATGATGAAGGCCCTGCACGGCCAGGCGCAGCTGACCTCCGTGGTCGAGGTGGACATCACCGCGATCATGCGGATGCGCAACAAGGCCAAGGACGGGTTCGCGCAGCGTGAGGGCGTCAAGCTCTCCCCGATGCCGTTCTTCGTCAAGGCCGCGGTCCAGGCGCTGAAGGCCCACCCGGTCGTCAACGCCCGGATCAACGAGGACGAGGGCACGATCACCTACTTCGACACCGAGAACGTCGGTATCGCGGTGGACGCGGAGAAGGGCCTGATGACCCCGGTCATCAAGGACGCCGGTGACCTCAACATCGCCGGTATCGCCCGCAAGACGGCGGACCTGGCGGGCAAGGTCCGCGCGAACAAGATCACGCCGGACGAGCTGTCCGGTGCGACCTTCACCATCAGCAACACCGGTTCGCGCGGCGCCCTGTTCGACACCGTCATCGTGCCCCCGAACCAGGTCGGCATCCTGGGCATCGGTGCGACCGTCAAGCGCCCGGTGGTCATCAACCACCCGGACCTCGGCGAGACCATCGCGGTGCGCGACATGACGTACCTGGCGCTCTCCTACGACCACCGTCTGGTGGACGGCGCGGACGCCGCCCGCTACCTGACCACGGTCAAGCAGATCCTGGAGGCCGCCGAGTTCGAGACCGAGATCGGTCTCTGA